A stretch of the Pseudomonas sp. ACM7 genome encodes the following:
- a CDS encoding Na+/H+ antiporter subunit C gives MEEVIAIAIGVLAASGVWLILRPRTFQVVMGLCLLSYGVNLFIFSMGSLFIGKEPIIKDGVPQDLLHYTDPLPQALVLTAIVISFAMTALFLVVLLASRGLTGTDHVDGREPKE, from the coding sequence ATGGAAGAAGTCATCGCAATCGCCATCGGCGTGTTGGCCGCGTCTGGCGTCTGGCTGATCCTGCGGCCACGGACGTTTCAGGTGGTGATGGGCCTGTGCCTGCTGTCCTACGGCGTCAATCTGTTCATCTTCAGCATGGGCAGCCTGTTTATCGGCAAGGAGCCGATCATCAAGGACGGCGTGCCGCAGGACCTGTTGCACTACACCGACCCGCTGCCGCAAGCGCTGGTGCTGACCGCCATCGTGATCAGCTTCGCCATGACCGCGTTGTTTCTGGTGGTGCTACTGGCTTCCCGGGGCCTGACCGGTACCGACCATGTGGATGGCCGGGAGCCTAAAGAATGA
- a CDS encoding monovalent cation/H+ antiporter subunit A — MSLIVLLLLPFIGSCLAALLPHNARNTESLLAGLVALIGTFQVALLYPQIADGGVIREEFFWLPSLGLNFVLRMDGFAWLFSMLVLGIGTLVSLYARYYMSPDDPVPRFFAFFLAFMGAMLGLVISGNLIQIVFFWELTSLFSFLLIGYWHHRADARRGAYMALMVTGAGGLCLLAGVMLLGHVVGSYDLDKVLAAGDLIRAHALYPILLPLILIGALSKSAQFPFHFWLPHAMAAPTPVSAYLHSATMVKAGVFLLARLWPSLSGSEEWFYIVSGAGACTLLLGAYCAMFQNDLKGLLAYSTISHLGLITLLLGLNSPLAAVAAVFHILNHATFKASLFMAAGIIDHESGTRDIRKLSGLIKLIPFTATLAMVASASMAGVPLLNGFLSKEMFFAETVFINATAWIEMTLPIVATIAGTFSVAYSLRFTVDVFFGPTATDLPHTPHEPPRWMRAPVELLVFACLVVGIFPAQVVGPLLAAAALPVVGGTLPEYSLAIWHGWNAPMIMSLIAMSCGIVLYLLLRNQLKHGRFKYPPIIGRFNGKRLFERSLVIMMRLARRLERRISTKRLQTQLFLVVLAAVLAGVIPMLHSSLSWGDRPKIPGSIVFVILWLLAIACALGAAWQAKYHRLAALTMVSVCGLMTCVTFVWFSAPDLALTQLAVEVVTTVLILLGLRWLPRRIEEVSPLPSSLRKARIRRIRDLLLSTVVGGGMALLAYAMLTRQTPNDISSFYLSRAQPEGGGSNVVNVMLVDFRGFDTLGEITVLVAVALTVFALLRRFRPPKESLQLPAQQRLLAPDVVTDLVNPRHASDTALGFMMVPAVLVRLLLPIAFVVSVYLFMRGHNQPGGGFVAGLVMSVAFILQYMVAGTQWVEAQMSLRPLRWMGTGLLFATVTGLGAMAVGYPFLTTHTWHFELPVFGDIHIASALFFDIGVYAVVVGSTLLILTALAHQSVRGHKTAALPRSVATQGAV, encoded by the coding sequence ATGTCCCTGATAGTTCTACTGCTTCTGCCTTTTATCGGCAGCTGTCTGGCAGCGTTGCTGCCGCACAACGCGCGAAACACCGAATCTTTGTTGGCTGGCCTGGTTGCCTTGATTGGCACCTTTCAGGTCGCCCTCTTGTACCCGCAAATCGCCGATGGCGGCGTGATCCGCGAAGAATTTTTCTGGTTGCCCAGCCTTGGCCTGAACTTCGTCCTGCGCATGGACGGGTTCGCCTGGCTATTCTCGATGCTGGTGCTGGGCATCGGCACGCTGGTTTCGTTGTACGCCCGCTACTACATGTCGCCGGACGATCCGGTGCCGCGGTTCTTCGCATTTTTCCTGGCGTTCATGGGCGCCATGCTCGGGCTGGTGATCTCCGGAAATCTGATCCAGATCGTGTTTTTCTGGGAGCTGACCAGCCTCTTTTCATTCCTGTTGATCGGCTACTGGCACCACCGCGCCGATGCGCGACGCGGTGCTTATATGGCGCTGATGGTCACCGGCGCAGGCGGTTTGTGTTTGCTGGCGGGGGTCATGCTGCTCGGCCATGTGGTCGGCAGCTATGACCTGGACAAGGTCCTGGCCGCCGGCGATCTGATTCGCGCACACGCCCTCTACCCTATTCTGCTACCCCTGATCCTGATCGGCGCCCTGAGCAAAAGCGCGCAATTCCCCTTCCACTTCTGGCTGCCCCACGCCATGGCGGCGCCGACACCGGTCTCGGCCTATCTGCACTCGGCGACCATGGTCAAGGCCGGGGTGTTTCTGCTTGCACGGCTTTGGCCGTCGCTGTCCGGCAGTGAAGAATGGTTCTACATCGTCAGCGGCGCCGGTGCCTGCACCCTGTTGCTCGGTGCGTATTGCGCGATGTTCCAGAACGACCTCAAAGGTTTGCTGGCCTACTCGACCATCAGCCACCTGGGCCTGATCACCCTGCTGCTGGGCCTGAACAGTCCGCTGGCCGCTGTGGCTGCGGTGTTTCACATCCTCAACCACGCCACGTTCAAGGCCTCGCTGTTCATGGCCGCCGGGATCATCGACCACGAAAGCGGTACCCGGGACATTCGCAAGCTCAGCGGCCTGATCAAGCTGATCCCGTTCACCGCCACCCTGGCCATGGTCGCCAGTGCTTCCATGGCCGGTGTGCCGCTGCTCAACGGCTTCCTCTCCAAAGAGATGTTCTTCGCCGAAACCGTGTTCATCAACGCCACGGCCTGGATCGAGATGACGCTGCCCATCGTCGCGACCATTGCAGGTACCTTCAGCGTCGCCTACTCGCTGCGCTTTACCGTCGACGTGTTCTTCGGCCCGACCGCCACCGATTTGCCGCACACCCCACACGAGCCGCCCCGCTGGATGCGCGCGCCGGTGGAGTTGCTGGTGTTCGCCTGCCTGGTCGTGGGGATTTTCCCGGCGCAGGTGGTCGGCCCGTTGCTGGCCGCGGCTGCCCTGCCGGTGGTGGGCGGCACCTTGCCTGAATACAGCCTGGCGATCTGGCACGGCTGGAACGCGCCAATGATCATGAGCCTGATCGCCATGTCCTGCGGCATCGTGCTTTACCTGCTGTTGCGCAATCAGCTCAAACACGGGCGTTTCAAGTACCCGCCGATCATTGGCCGATTCAACGGCAAGCGCCTGTTCGAACGCAGCCTGGTGATCATGATGCGCCTGGCCCGTCGTCTCGAGCGGCGGATCAGCACCAAGCGCCTGCAAACCCAATTGTTCCTGGTGGTGCTCGCGGCAGTCCTGGCCGGAGTGATCCCGATGCTCCACAGCAGCCTGAGCTGGGGCGACCGGCCGAAGATTCCGGGTTCGATCGTGTTCGTGATCCTTTGGCTGCTGGCGATTGCCTGCGCCCTCGGCGCAGCCTGGCAGGCCAAGTATCACCGGCTCGCGGCCCTGACCATGGTCAGCGTCTGTGGTCTGATGACGTGCGTGACCTTTGTCTGGTTCTCGGCGCCGGACCTGGCGCTGACGCAATTGGCCGTGGAAGTGGTGACCACGGTGTTGATCCTCCTCGGGCTGCGCTGGCTACCTCGACGGATCGAAGAGGTGTCGCCGTTGCCGAGCAGCCTGCGCAAGGCACGCATCCGCCGTATCCGCGACTTGCTGTTGTCGACCGTGGTGGGTGGCGGCATGGCGTTGCTGGCTTACGCGATGCTGACGCGCCAGACCCCGAACGACATTTCTTCGTTCTACCTCAGCCGCGCCCAGCCCGAAGGCGGTGGCAGCAACGTGGTCAACGTGATGCTGGTGGACTTCCGCGGCTTCGACACCCTCGGTGAAATCACCGTACTGGTGGCCGTGGCCCTGACGGTGTTTGCCCTGCTGCGACGCTTCCGCCCGCCAAAAGAAAGCCTGCAGTTGCCGGCCCAGCAGCGTCTGCTGGCACCGGACGTGGTGACCGATTTGGTCAATCCGCGTCACGCCAGCGATACCGCGCTCGGCTTCATGATGGTGCCGGCGGTGCTGGTGCGACTGCTGTTGCCGATCGCATTTGTGGTGTCGGTCTACCTGTTCATGCGCGGCCACAATCAGCCAGGCGGCGGTTTTGTCGCAGGTCTGGTGATGTCGGTGGCGTTCATCCTGCAATACATGGTCGCCGGCACCCAGTGGGTCGAAGCGCAAATGAGCCTGCGACCGCTGCGCTGGATGGGCACCGGTCTGTTGTTCGCCACGGTCACCGGACTTGGGGCAATGGCGGTCGGTTATCCGTTCCTGACCACCCACACCTGGCATTTCGAACTGCCGGTGTTCGGTGACATTCACATCGCCAGTGCGCTGTTCTTCGACATTGGCGTGTACGCCGTGGTGGTCGGTTCGACCCTGTTGATCCTCACCGCCCTCGCTCACCAATCGGTACGGGGTCACAAGACCGCTGCCCTGCCCAGATCTGTCGCCACGCAAGGAGCCGTCTGA
- a CDS encoding monovalent cation/H+ antiporter subunit D produces MNLMPHLIAAPILLPLLTAAVMLMLGEKHRPLKAKINLFSSLVGLGIAVLLLQWTQETGVPGSIGVYLPGNWQVPFGLVLVVDRLSALMLVLTGIIGVSALLFAMARWDGAGSSFHALFQIQMMGLYGAFLTADLFNLFVFFEVLLAASYGLMLHGSGRARVSSGLHYISINLLASSLFLIGAALIYGVTGTLNMADLALKIPLVPEADRGLLHAGAGILAVAFLAKAGMWPLNFWLVPAYSAASAPVAAMFAIMTKVGVYTLLRLWTLLFSGQAGASAYFGGDWLIYGGMATIVCAAVAILAAQRLERLASLSILVSAGILLSAIGFAQPNLIGAALFYLVSSTLALSALFLLAELIERSRSANEMPLFDDGDLPRPMESLQPPKGINLDDEQKAVVGQVIPWTKAFLGLSFIACSLLIIGMPPLSGFIGKLGLLSALLSPLGLGNGSDEPVSNAAWGLLALLILSGLASLIAFSRLGIQRFWTPEERPSPLLRRFECVPIIALLGLSITLTFKAEPLLRYTQAAAQALNNPQQYVMAVLGTRAVPSPEAKAAIAEAKP; encoded by the coding sequence ATGAATCTGATGCCGCACCTGATCGCTGCACCGATTCTGCTGCCGCTGCTGACCGCCGCCGTGATGCTGATGCTGGGCGAGAAACACCGTCCGCTGAAGGCCAAGATCAACCTGTTTTCCAGCCTGGTGGGGTTGGGCATTGCCGTGCTGTTATTGCAATGGACTCAGGAAACGGGCGTCCCCGGCTCCATCGGCGTGTACCTGCCGGGCAACTGGCAGGTGCCGTTCGGTCTCGTGCTGGTGGTCGATCGACTGTCGGCGCTGATGCTGGTGCTGACCGGGATCATAGGCGTCAGCGCCCTGCTGTTCGCCATGGCCCGTTGGGACGGCGCCGGTTCGAGCTTCCACGCGCTGTTCCAGATTCAGATGATGGGCCTGTACGGCGCGTTCCTGACGGCGGACCTGTTCAACCTGTTTGTGTTTTTTGAAGTGCTGCTCGCGGCCTCCTACGGCCTGATGCTCCACGGTTCGGGTCGGGCGCGGGTGTCATCGGGGCTGCATTACATCTCGATCAACCTGCTGGCCTCGTCACTGTTTTTGATCGGCGCGGCGCTGATCTACGGCGTCACCGGCACCCTGAACATGGCCGACCTGGCGCTGAAAATTCCGCTGGTGCCGGAAGCCGATCGCGGCCTGCTGCATGCCGGCGCGGGGATTCTGGCCGTGGCGTTCCTGGCGAAGGCCGGGATGTGGCCGCTGAACTTCTGGCTGGTGCCGGCGTATTCCGCGGCGAGCGCGCCGGTGGCAGCGATGTTCGCGATCATGACCAAGGTCGGCGTCTACACCTTGCTGCGTTTGTGGACCCTGCTGTTCTCCGGCCAGGCCGGGGCGTCGGCGTACTTTGGCGGCGACTGGCTGATCTACGGCGGCATGGCGACTATCGTCTGCGCGGCGGTAGCGATCCTGGCCGCACAACGACTGGAGCGCCTGGCCAGCCTGAGCATTCTGGTGTCGGCCGGGATTCTGCTGTCGGCCATCGGTTTCGCCCAGCCCAACCTGATCGGCGCGGCACTGTTCTATCTGGTCAGCTCGACCCTGGCGTTGAGCGCGTTGTTCCTGTTGGCCGAGTTGATCGAGCGCTCGCGCTCGGCCAATGAAATGCCGTTGTTCGATGACGGCGATCTGCCGCGACCGATGGAATCCTTGCAGCCGCCCAAAGGCATCAACCTCGATGACGAACAGAAAGCCGTGGTCGGCCAGGTGATTCCCTGGACCAAGGCGTTCCTCGGGTTGAGCTTCATTGCCTGCTCGCTGCTGATCATCGGCATGCCGCCGCTCTCGGGATTCATTGGCAAACTCGGCTTGCTCAGCGCCCTGCTCAGTCCGTTGGGCCTGGGCAATGGCAGCGATGAGCCGGTTTCGAACGCGGCGTGGGGCTTGCTGGCGTTGCTGATTCTCTCTGGTCTGGCGTCGTTGATTGCCTTCTCGCGTTTGGGCATCCAGCGGTTCTGGACACCCGAGGAGCGGCCGTCGCCGTTGCTGCGACGTTTCGAATGCGTGCCAATCATTGCGCTGCTGGGCTTGAGCATTACGCTGACCTTCAAGGCTGAACCGCTGCTGCGCTACACCCAGGCGGCCGCCCAAGCTTTGAACAACCCGCAGCAATACGTGATGGCGGTACTCGGCACCCGTGCGGTTCCGAGCCCGGAAGCCAAAGCCGCGATCGCGGAGGCCAAACCATGA
- a CDS encoding DMT family transporter, which yields MHYIAHLVGLGSILRNIRRIVRPPQVARKVMTSVNTPHTSSRFSRFSKAECVLVLITMVWGGTFLLVQHAMTVSGPMFFVGLRFAAAAIIVALFSWRHLRELTLFELKAGAFIGVAIMLGYGLQTVGLQSIPSSQSAFITALYVPFVPLLQWLVLGRRPGLMPSIGIMLAFTGLMLLSGPAGASFNFSPGEIATLISAVAIAAEIILISTYAGQVDVRRVTVVQLAVTSVLAFLMVVPTQERIPDFSWLLLCSALGLGAASAAIQVAMNWAQKSVSPTRATLIYAGEPVWAGIVGRIAGERLPAIALVGAGLIVAAVIVSELKTKGKAAASEEELGRETQG from the coding sequence GTGCACTATATTGCTCACTTAGTGGGGTTGGGCAGTATACTGCGCAACATTCGGCGCATTGTGCGTCCCCCTCAGGTAGCGCGCAAGGTCATGACGTCGGTGAATACCCCTCACACTTCCTCCCGTTTCTCGCGGTTCAGCAAGGCCGAGTGCGTGCTGGTGCTGATCACCATGGTCTGGGGCGGCACCTTCTTGCTGGTGCAACATGCGATGACCGTCAGCGGGCCGATGTTCTTCGTCGGTCTGCGCTTTGCCGCGGCGGCGATCATTGTTGCGCTGTTTTCCTGGCGTCATCTGCGGGAGCTGACGCTGTTCGAACTCAAGGCTGGGGCCTTTATCGGCGTGGCGATCATGCTTGGCTATGGATTGCAGACCGTCGGGTTACAGAGCATTCCCAGCAGTCAGTCGGCGTTTATTACCGCGTTGTACGTGCCCTTCGTGCCGTTGCTGCAATGGCTGGTGCTGGGGCGGCGTCCGGGGCTGATGCCGAGCATCGGGATCATGTTGGCGTTTACCGGGTTGATGTTGCTGTCGGGACCGGCCGGCGCTTCATTCAATTTCAGCCCGGGTGAAATCGCCACGTTGATCAGCGCCGTGGCGATTGCGGCGGAGATCATTCTGATCAGCACGTATGCCGGCCAGGTCGATGTGCGGCGGGTGACGGTGGTGCAATTGGCGGTCACCTCGGTACTGGCGTTTTTGATGGTGGTGCCGACTCAGGAAAGGATTCCGGACTTCTCCTGGCTGCTGTTATGCAGCGCGTTGGGCTTGGGCGCGGCCAGTGCGGCGATTCAAGTGGCGATGAACTGGGCGCAAAAGAGCGTTTCGCCGACCCGGGCGACGTTGATTTATGCGGGTGAGCCGGTGTGGGCCGGGATTGTCGGGCGGATCGCGGGGGAGCGGTTGCCGGCGATTGCGTTGGTTGGGGCGGGGTTGATTGTGGCGGCGGTGATTGTCAGTGAGTTGAAGACCAAGGGTAAGGCTGCTGCGTCTGAGGAAGAGTTGGGGCGGGAAACGCAGGGTTAA